One genomic region from Streptomyces sp. NBC_00582 encodes:
- a CDS encoding CAP domain-containing protein: MRNHRKHRRKTRCRPIAVAVLAMGAVVVPSAAMACGGDGGADAITATSRPWKDGRKASWGAYRGWDVRTAKPAATASPSPTTPRGTVAPALEKPKAPVSKATTPPALTRTTAAPPKPAATTAPAATTAPAAGMAPPAVARVVALVNSERAKVGCSPVTLNAKLSQAAQAHSADMASHNTMSHIGSDGSDPGQRITRAGYLWSTYGENVAYGYSTPEQVMAGWMASAGHKRNILDCGFKEIGAAVAQPGNYWTQDFSTAR; this comes from the coding sequence ATGAGGAATCACCGCAAGCACCGCAGGAAGACGCGCTGCCGGCCCATAGCCGTCGCCGTCCTGGCGATGGGCGCGGTGGTGGTGCCGTCGGCCGCCATGGCGTGCGGGGGGGACGGAGGAGCCGACGCCATCACCGCCACGTCCCGTCCCTGGAAGGACGGGAGGAAGGCGTCCTGGGGCGCGTACCGGGGGTGGGACGTCCGGACCGCGAAGCCCGCGGCTACGGCTTCGCCCTCGCCGACGACCCCTCGCGGGACTGTGGCGCCCGCCCTGGAAAAGCCCAAGGCGCCAGTCTCGAAGGCGACCACCCCGCCCGCCCTGACGAGGACCACCGCCGCACCACCGAAGCCGGCCGCCACCACGGCGCCCGCCGCCACCACGGCGCCCGCCGCCGGCATGGCGCCCCCCGCCGTCGCCCGTGTGGTCGCCCTGGTCAACAGCGAGCGCGCCAAGGTCGGTTGCTCCCCGGTTACCCTGAACGCGAAGCTCTCGCAGGCCGCCCAGGCCCACAGCGCGGACATGGCGAGCCACAACACCATGTCACACATCGGTTCCGACGGGTCCGACCCGGGACAGCGGATCACGCGCGCGGGCTATCTCTGGAGCACCTACGGCGAGAACGTCGCGTACGGGTACTCCACGCCAGAGCAGGTCATGGCGGGCTGGATGGCCAGCGCCGGTCACAAGCGCAACATTCTGGACTGCGGCTTCAAGGAAATCGGGGCGGCGGTGGCGCAGCCCGGCAATTACTGGACGCAGGACTTCAGCACGGCCCGCTGA
- a CDS encoding TetR/AcrR family transcriptional regulator: protein MTPDTETGPTDRRSDRTKATILRAARERFAAQGYERTTIRAVASDAGIDPSMVMRYFGNKAQLFDATLAIDLRLPDFTDVPADELAQALVRHFLTRWEGDPADDALLVLMRSAVTNEQAAARMHEIFAAQVAPALAAALGPDLAARRAGLVSAQLLGLGLTRYLLRLPAVTTLTPDEIEAGLAPAIHAVLHPN from the coding sequence ATGACCCCAGACACCGAGACCGGCCCCACCGACAGGCGCTCGGACCGCACCAAGGCCACGATCCTGCGCGCCGCCCGCGAACGATTCGCGGCCCAGGGCTACGAGCGCACCACCATCCGGGCCGTGGCCTCCGACGCGGGCATCGACCCGTCCATGGTCATGCGCTACTTCGGCAACAAGGCACAGCTCTTCGACGCGACACTCGCCATCGACCTGCGACTTCCCGACTTCACGGACGTCCCGGCGGACGAACTCGCCCAGGCCCTCGTGCGGCACTTCCTCACACGCTGGGAGGGCGACCCGGCCGACGACGCACTGCTGGTCCTGATGCGTTCGGCGGTCACCAACGAACAGGCCGCGGCACGGATGCACGAGATCTTCGCCGCCCAGGTCGCCCCGGCCCTGGCCGCGGCCCTCGGCCCGGACCTCGCCGCCCGGCGCGCGGGCCTGGTCTCCGCGCAGCTCCTCGGCCTGGGACTCACCCGCTACCTGCTGCGCCTGCCGGCCGTGACCACCCTGACGCCGGACGAGATCGAAGCCGGCCTCGCCCCGGCCATCCACGCCGTCCTCCACCCGAACTAG